The nucleotide sequence TGCTTCTGTTGGTGAGAAAGCAGTTAACACATGACATGATGGTATTTATAATAGCTAATTAGTTTGGACATGTATAAGtgctgatttttcgttttaattTCTGTTACAGCTGAAGAGTtgataaaggaaaagaaagtagaAGTAATAGTTGGCATGGAGACATGGCAGGAAGCAGCTCAAGTAGCTGATCTTGTCGGAAACCATGCTCAAATTCCGGTGATTTCATTTGCAGCACCCTCTATAACCCCGCCACTAATGCAACGCCGATGGCCATCTTTGATACGAATGGCAACAAATGGTTCTGCTCAGATGAAATGCATTGCGGATATAGTTTCAGCCTACCATTGGAAAAAGGTGGTTGTGGTATACGAAGATGACGGCTATGGCGGCGATGTTGGGATGCTAGCTCTTTTGACCGAGGCGCTTCAAGATGTCGGTTCAAAGATTGAGCACCGTTTGGTTCTTCCGCAGATTTCTTCGCTGTCTAATCCAAATTGGGTTGAGCTAGAAGAGATGTTGAGGCTTCCCAAAATGCAGTCTCGGGTGTTTATCATTCTCCAGTCATCGTTGCCTACGGTGACTAATCTGTTTCGATTGGCTGGGAAGATGGGACTTGTTGGAAAAGAGTCAGCTTGGATCATCACCGAGAGTATTGCAAGTCTGCTTGACCCTCAACACACCTCTGACATGAAAGGCACCCTGGGAATCAGGACCTACTATGCCAATAATACTAGTTCTTATACAAATTTCCGGAAGAAATTCCAAACGAAGTATTCAGAAGGAAATAGCGCCCAGCCAGGAATTTACGCTCTTCGAGCATATGATGCTATTGGAATCATTTCACAGGCCATAGGAAAAATGACTGACAACACAATTAGCCTTGAGGTGTTGAAAACCGTATTGAGCAGTTATACAGGTTTGAGTGCGAACATGCGGTTAAACGGCGGTGAGGTACTGTACTCTCCAGTTTTCAGGATTGTAAATATTTTGGATGAGAATAGATTCCAAGAATTGAACTATTGGAAACCGGAAGTTGGGTTCTCATTGGATGAAGCCGGGAAATACAGATTCAGTGATGTTGGTGGAGTAATCTGGCCCGGGAACCTAACTGGTGCCCCGAAAGGCTGGGCAATGCCTACTGTTGAGAAGCCAATGAGAATTGGGGTGCCGGGTAAAACTTCCTTCAGCAAATTTGTGAAGGTTGACTCAGATAAGAAGTATGTCGACGGTTTCTGCATTGCAATTTTTGATTTGGTCATAAATCGTTTGAACTATTTTATGCCGTATCAATTCGAAGTTTTCAATGGCTCGTACGATGATCTTGTGGAACAAGTCCATAAAAAGGTAAAACCatcatttatttttctatttttttcataaatatGAATTTAAATACTGTTTCGCTCTTTCATTGGTTTTGATTTGACTGTATGCTTGCAGGTTTATGATGCTGTGGTTGGTGACATAACCGTGCTAGCTGACCGGCTGGACAAGGTGGAATTCACTCAGCCATATATGGAGTCTGGTTTGTCAATGATAGTTCCAGCAAAAACCGAAAAATCAACATGGATGTTTATGAAACGTTTCACATGGCAAATGTGGGTGGTGACTGGTTCCATCTTCATCTACACAGTGTTCATCATATGTTTCCTGGAGCGCCCGTTGAATCCAGCATTCGGTGGCCCCTTGAAGAATCAGATTGGCACAGCAACTTGGTTCATCTTCTCCTCTTTGTTCTTTGCTCACAGTAAGTACCAATTTTGTACATTTCGCTACCAAAAAAGTGAGTATTAGAAGCGCTTCTTTAGAGGCGAGGGGTGGATTGTCCCTGACATACGCCCCTATTTGGCTTTGTAGCGGCCATTCTAAACGCCCCTACCACTCTTTTCTTCTTTGTAATGTATGATTACCAATGACGATCTAAAATTTTCAGGACAAGCCTAACTATGAAAATAGTCGGGGTTTAAAATTGTTTGAGAATTGATCTTATCCTCATTGTAAACCTATGTTTTTATTTCACAGAAGAGAAAATCTACAGCAACTTGACGCGAGTGGTGGTCGCAGTTTGGCTCTTTGTTGTACTGATCCTGACCTCATGCTACACCGCTATGCTCACCGTTCAGCTAATGAAACCGAATGCACCATACATCGACACCAACTTGAAAGTTGGTTGCGACGGGGACTCATTTGTCATTGAGTACCTGCGGAATGTCCTTGGATTCAAAAACATCATCGAAGTGAAAAGTGAATACGACTACCCGAAagaattcaaaaacaaaactatagAGGCCGCCTTTCTTGAACTCCCATATGCAGAAGTCTTCATGAATGAGAACTGCAAAGGATATACTGCCACTGCACCCACCTATAGATTTGGAGGCTTGAGCTTTGTGCGTACAAAATACGAAAATATGCATAAATAGAACTGGTTACAAACTTTTGGTCGAAAATATCTCAATAGAAGTTACCATATTTCTGACCAACATAGCGAAACTAATAAAATCGCTTTCGTGTTCACCTTGCAGATATTCCAGAGAGGTTCTCCAATAGCGCGTGATTTCACAAAGGTGATTATAGAGCTGTTGCAGAATGGAGATGTGAAGAAGTTACAAAATGAATGGTTTACTCCCAAGAAGTGTCCAAGAAATACAACTTTGAACGAACCAGAAAGCTTGACCCTCAACAGTTTTTCAGTCCTCTATGTAATATCAGCTGCTACTTCCACCTTATGTTTTCTGCTCTCTTTTACTATCCGGCTGAGGAGGTTTCAGCATCAAGAGGCAGCAGAACAAGGCAGTGCAAGTCCGTGCGCGAGCGGAGAAACGCTTTGGAACAAGGCAGTTAGAATGGCAAAATTTTTTTACAATAGAGAGATTAATGTTCCAACCAGAGCTCCAACTTTAGCACATTACGCAGAAGAAAGGAGTTCTCCAAGGTGGGAGCCACTGGCAAAGCTACATAGGGGCAATGAGGGGCGGCTGCCCCTCCGATCGTCGGAAATCGCCATGAAAGCGAGAATTCGGCCCCTACGATCTTTCTGAACCTGCTGAAATTTGGGGGCGCTGCGCTActgagttttaattttattgatgtGGCCTTCTTTTAGAAACGCACTATCAGCGCACCATTTTAAttcttttccctctctctcatttGTTTAGACTATAGAAATACAAAAGGTTGATGTTTGTTATTGTTCTTTTTCAATCCTTGTTATTACTTCtagtatttaaaattataatacaaAAGATTGATGTTTGTTATTGTTTGTTCTCTATTCTTGTTATTATTTCtagtatttaaaattattttatattttgttctttaaTTCTTGAGAAATGATGATTTTGAGAACTTGATTCAGATATACAAAACTTTTGTGAGGAAAATGATATTAGTGTTCTTATTA is from Malus sylvestris chromosome 5, drMalSylv7.2, whole genome shotgun sequence and encodes:
- the LOC126622938 gene encoding glutamate receptor 2.7-like, with product MQTEMSACPTSANRVQRLWLLFPRLIIYFLTILSYGVEAGSRTNVTNVGAVINVSSRIGKEQKTAMEIAAESFNNRSKTHKLILHFPDSGRDPFLAASVAEELIKEKKVEVIVGMETWQEAAQVADLVGNHAQIPVISFAAPSITPPLMQRRWPSLIRMATNGSAQMKCIADIVSAYHWKKVVVVYEDDGYGGDVGMLALLTEALQDVGSKIEHRLVLPQISSLSNPNWVELEEMLRLPKMQSRVFIILQSSLPTVTNLFRLAGKMGLVGKESAWIITESIASLLDPQHTSDMKGTLGIRTYYANNTSSYTNFRKKFQTKYSEGNSAQPGIYALRAYDAIGIISQAIGKMTDNTISLEVLKTVLSSYTGLSANMRLNGGEVLYSPVFRIVNILDENRFQELNYWKPEVGFSLDEAGKYRFSDVGGVIWPGNLTGAPKGWAMPTVEKPMRIGVPGKTSFSKFVKVDSDKKYVDGFCIAIFDLVINRLNYFMPYQFEVFNGSYDDLVEQVHKKVYDAVVGDITVLADRLDKVEFTQPYMESGLSMIVPAKTEKSTWMFMKRFTWQMWVVTGSIFIYTVFIICFLERPLNPAFGGPLKNQIGTATWFIFSSLFFAHKEKIYSNLTRVVVAVWLFVVLILTSCYTAMLTVQLMKPNAPYIDTNLKVGCDGDSFVIEYLRNVLGFKNIIEVKSEYDYPKEFKNKTIEAAFLELPYAEVFMNENCKGYTATAPTYRFGGLSFIFQRGSPIARDFTKVIIELLQNGDVKKLQNEWFTPKKCPRNTTLNEPESLTLNSFSVLYVISAATSTLCFLLSFTIRLRRFQHQEAAEQGSASPCASGETLWNKAVRMAKFFYNREINVPTRAPTLAHYAEERSSPRWEPLAKLHRGNEGRLPLRSSEIAMKARIRPLRSF